A stretch of the Thiocystis violascens DSM 198 genome encodes the following:
- a CDS encoding ABC transporter ATP-binding protein — translation MSIIEVEHLTKEFKLGQLESLKTTFLNQARRIVGQPVEQRALFKALDDVSFSIEAGEVVGIIGHNGAGKSTLLKLLANISTPTSGRIRVDGRIAPLIEVGAGFIPELTGRENVYLNASILGLSRKAIDRKFDDIVEFAEMEEFIDTPVKRYSSGMKVKLAFSVATSIDSEILIVDEVLAVGDLAFQRKCFDRMEDLIRRRGKTVLLVSHNIRQVSRICSRVLLLSNGRILMDGDPQPVADLFYRRSNEKVLAAHSEALHKQSRISTSGEAELLSIALIDTQGFPTDTVESGGKLHVRIKFELKEPLEKPEIVVGTHTTDFVYLDSGSTASIRDRPDMSAGIHEIEYEVDSFPLASGPYNIRFALLDKNRRMIYIGESLKTFVVTSDLNEAYEASARLLALPALWKLDGESYSSFSSSH, via the coding sequence ATGTCCATCATCGAAGTCGAACACCTCACCAAGGAATTCAAGCTCGGACAGTTGGAGAGCCTGAAAACCACCTTCCTGAATCAGGCGCGGCGCATCGTCGGCCAGCCCGTCGAGCAACGCGCGCTGTTCAAGGCACTGGACGATGTCAGCTTCAGCATCGAAGCGGGCGAGGTCGTCGGCATCATCGGACACAATGGCGCGGGCAAGAGCACCCTCCTGAAGCTACTGGCCAACATCAGCACGCCCACGTCCGGCCGCATTCGGGTCGACGGCCGTATCGCCCCGCTCATCGAGGTCGGGGCGGGATTCATCCCCGAACTCACCGGACGCGAGAACGTCTATCTCAACGCCTCGATCCTGGGGTTATCCCGCAAGGCAATCGACCGCAAATTCGATGACATCGTTGAGTTTGCCGAGATGGAAGAGTTCATCGACACACCGGTGAAACGCTATAGCTCGGGAATGAAGGTCAAACTAGCGTTTTCGGTCGCGACTAGCATCGATTCCGAAATCCTGATCGTCGATGAGGTACTGGCGGTGGGGGATCTGGCGTTTCAGCGGAAGTGTTTTGATCGGATGGAGGATTTAATTAGACGCAGAGGCAAAACAGTTTTACTGGTTAGCCATAATATTCGACAGGTTTCGCGGATATGTAGCCGTGTTTTACTGCTAAGTAATGGGCGTATCCTGATGGATGGAGATCCCCAACCAGTTGCAGATCTATTTTATCGAAGAAGCAATGAAAAGGTATTGGCTGCGCACTCCGAGGCGCTCCACAAACAATCTCGTATAAGCACTTCAGGGGAAGCCGAACTACTGAGCATTGCGCTGATCGATACGCAAGGATTTCCGACAGATACGGTCGAATCGGGCGGCAAGCTTCATGTTCGTATCAAATTTGAGCTTAAAGAGCCTTTAGAGAAACCAGAAATCGTTGTCGGAACGCATACAACCGATTTTGTATATTTAGATTCCGGCTCGACCGCTTCCATCCGTGATCGACCGGATATGTCAGCGGGGATTCATGAAATTGAATATGAAGTCGATTCTTTCCCATTGGCTTCTGGGCCATACAATATACGTTTTGCCTTATTGGATAAAAATCGGCGCATGATTTATATTGGCGAGTCCCTTAAGACATTTGTAGTCACTTCTGATTTGAATGAAGCATATGAGGCGTCAGCACGCCTACTCGCCTTGCCAGCATTATGGAAGCTCGACGGAGAGTCATATTCATCTTTTTCGTCTAGTCATTGA
- a CDS encoding DUF4351 domain-containing protein: protein MLVDPHTFALVTAAHLLTRQTRGDAPARYAAKWRLTKLLYARDWDRQRILDLFAVIDWLLDLPPALEQQLWSAIGELERNANMPYVTSVQRIGREEGHLEGRLAGRQEGRQEGRQEEARAILNKQLRRRFGELPAWAVARLSEADAEQLEAWAERIFDATEVAELLGPK, encoded by the coding sequence TTGCTGGTCGACCCCCACACCTTCGCGCTAGTGACGGCGGCGCATCTGTTGACGCGACAGACGCGCGGCGACGCACCGGCCCGCTATGCGGCCAAATGGCGCTTGACGAAGCTGCTCTACGCTCGCGACTGGGACCGGCAGCGGATCCTGGACCTGTTCGCGGTGATTGACTGGCTGCTGGATTTGCCTCCGGCGTTGGAGCAACAATTATGGTCGGCGATTGGCGAACTGGAGAGGAATGCAAACATGCCCTATGTGACGTCCGTACAGCGCATTGGCCGGGAAGAGGGGCACCTGGAGGGGCGCCTGGCAGGCCGACAAGAAGGCCGACAGGAAGGCCGACAGGAAGAGGCCCGAGCCATCCTGAACAAGCAACTCCGTCGGCGCTTTGGCGAGTTGCCGGCGTGGGCGGTGGCGCGGTTGAGCGAGGCCGATGCCGAGCAACTGGAAGCCTGGGCCGAGCGGATCTTCGACGCCACGGAGGTGGCCGAGCTGCTCGGTCCGAAGTAA
- a CDS encoding O-methyltransferase, translating to MSEITKKGKLNLPVYRIFEVIEQRAKVTQQSGEHPLWEGYADLDDYPWPVQRGVTRTSEQVRTSRLLGSFFTWLVTVRKPDVVVEFGTAFGVSGMYWLAGLEKNNAGKLLTFEPNAIWAKLAEKNLLTISSRFQLTNGTFEENISAKLGDNEKIDIAFIDAIHTSKFVFSQFEIVCNYLSKNGIIVFDGIGFSTDMRECWSTITLDPRVVTAIEVQGTGIVEICM from the coding sequence TTGTCAGAAATTACAAAAAAAGGAAAACTTAACCTTCCCGTTTACCGCATATTCGAGGTAATCGAGCAAAGAGCTAAAGTAACCCAGCAGTCAGGCGAACATCCGTTGTGGGAAGGCTATGCTGATCTTGATGATTATCCTTGGCCAGTACAAAGAGGGGTAACCCGTACTTCTGAGCAAGTCAGAACTAGTCGGTTGCTTGGTTCTTTCTTTACTTGGCTTGTTACTGTTAGAAAGCCGGATGTCGTTGTTGAGTTTGGTACCGCATTTGGTGTTTCTGGCATGTATTGGCTAGCTGGTTTGGAAAAAAATAATGCAGGGAAATTATTAACTTTTGAGCCTAATGCTATATGGGCAAAACTCGCTGAAAAAAATCTTTTAACTATTAGCAGTCGATTCCAGCTAACAAATGGCACTTTTGAAGAAAATATTTCTGCAAAGCTAGGAGACAATGAAAAAATAGATATCGCGTTTATTGATGCGATTCATACGTCAAAATTCGTTTTTTCGCAATTCGAGATTGTATGTAATTATCTTTCTAAAAACGGGATAATTGTATTTGATGGCATTGGTTTTTCTACCGATATGCGAGAATGCTGGAGCACAATCACCTTAGATCCGCGCGTAGTCACCGCCATTGAAGTACAAGGTACAGGCATCGTAGAAATCTGTATGTAG
- a CDS encoding nucleotidyltransferase domain-containing protein, which translates to MRLSPTERQAITQAIRAADPAATVYLFGSRTDKAAKGGDIDLLVLSKRIDLMKKLDILARLHQELGEQRIDLVVYPDCSKPFARLAMRDGMPL; encoded by the coding sequence ATGCGCCTAAGCCCAACCGAGCGACAAGCCATCACGCAGGCCATTCGAGCGGCCGATCCCGCCGCGACGGTCTATCTGTTCGGATCGCGCACGGATAAAGCAGCGAAAGGCGGAGACATTGACTTGCTGGTTCTATCGAAAAGGATCGACTTGATGAAAAAGCTGGATATACTGGCCCGGCTGCATCAAGAACTGGGCGAACAGCGCATTGACCTTGTCGTTTATCCCGATTGCAGCAAGCCCTTTGCCCGTCTTGCCATGCGGGATGGCATGCCGCTATGA